One segment of Nostoc flagelliforme CCNUN1 DNA contains the following:
- a CDS encoding FAD-dependent oxidoreductase, producing MVNQTYTADVLVVGGGTGGTAAAIQAARRGAKTILVSEFPWLGGMLTSAGVSAPDGNELEAFQTGLWGAFLQELRQRQPGGLDNSWVSFFSYDPRIGAEIFADWVQELPNLDWISGQLPIEVFRQGDSITGVRFADFAVTAKIILDGTELGDLLALAEIPYRWGWELQSEWGEPSAPAAFNSLTEKYPVQAPTYVVIMQDFGEAMSTTVTERSRSAGVAAAPEIPAAPNYNPSQFTGAWDGYGTETFLNYGRLPGGLFMMNWPICGNDYGEGVGRLIESDVSRGEFIQESRWHSQNFAHFIQNQLGRRYGLAEKVFPHTPTAFALHPYYRESRRLVGLTTVREQDILPIAGGRVASIYEAFALGVCEAIAVGNYANDHHYPGIQFPLQPKSIRWGGRWTGTPFTIPYSSIIPATTDGFLVCEKNISVSHIANGATRLQPVVMGIGQAAGMAAAMCVELNCQPRDLPVRELQTALLKDNRSKAAIIPLFNLPPNHSDWLHWQLYYLNNPQAYPGSGDCPCPSWNHYSDSTFGKGLIRESNCFQGIFYRLGQQEYRFTVTAPAAYQGQNWQLVTLRSHIDKQLRAYPHEKLVTLWGHQNHSGNWLLVEHLNGG from the coding sequence ATGGTTAATCAGACATACACAGCTGATGTTTTAGTTGTCGGTGGGGGAACCGGTGGCACTGCGGCTGCTATCCAAGCGGCGCGACGGGGAGCCAAAACGATTCTGGTGAGTGAATTTCCTTGGTTGGGGGGAATGCTAACTTCGGCTGGAGTATCCGCACCCGATGGCAACGAATTAGAAGCCTTTCAAACGGGATTATGGGGTGCGTTTTTGCAGGAATTGCGACAACGACAGCCCGGAGGATTAGATAACAGTTGGGTAAGCTTTTTTAGTTACGATCCTCGGATTGGGGCAGAGATTTTTGCAGATTGGGTGCAGGAATTGCCAAATCTGGACTGGATTTCTGGACAACTGCCAATAGAAGTGTTTCGCCAAGGTGATTCTATTACTGGTGTGCGCTTTGCTGATTTTGCTGTCACAGCAAAGATTATTCTCGACGGCACAGAATTAGGAGATTTATTGGCTTTAGCTGAGATACCCTATCGCTGGGGCTGGGAATTGCAATCTGAGTGGGGAGAACCCAGCGCCCCAGCAGCTTTTAACTCTTTAACTGAAAAATATCCAGTGCAAGCGCCCACTTATGTAGTGATTATGCAAGACTTTGGTGAAGCGATGTCTACGACGGTCACTGAGCGAAGTCGAAGTGCGGGCGTAGCTGCGGCACCAGAAATTCCAGCTGCGCCTAACTATAATCCATCGCAGTTTACAGGCGCTTGGGATGGCTATGGCACAGAGACATTTTTGAATTATGGACGTTTACCTGGTGGCCTGTTTATGATGAATTGGCCAATCTGTGGCAATGACTACGGCGAAGGAGTAGGGCGATTGATAGAGTCAGATGTATCCAGAGGTGAATTCATCCAAGAATCTCGCTGGCACAGCCAAAATTTTGCCCATTTTATCCAAAATCAGCTTGGTCGTCGCTATGGTTTAGCAGAAAAAGTATTTCCTCACACCCCTACAGCTTTTGCTCTGCATCCCTATTACCGGGAAAGCCGCCGCTTAGTGGGACTAACGACTGTCCGAGAACAGGATATTTTGCCGATCGCTGGAGGTAGAGTTGCATCTATATATGAAGCGTTCGCCCTTGGCGTTTGCGAAGCGATCGCAGTTGGTAACTACGCCAATGACCATCATTATCCTGGTATTCAATTCCCACTGCAACCAAAATCTATCCGTTGGGGAGGACGCTGGACTGGAACTCCTTTTACAATTCCCTACAGTTCCATCATTCCAGCCACAACAGATGGTTTCTTGGTTTGTGAAAAAAATATTTCTGTTTCCCACATTGCCAATGGGGCCACTAGATTACAACCTGTGGTTATGGGCATTGGTCAAGCAGCAGGGATGGCAGCAGCAATGTGTGTTGAGTTAAACTGCCAACCGAGGGATTTACCTGTTAGGGAATTGCAAACGGCTTTATTGAAAGATAATCGCTCAAAAGCAGCAATTATTCCTTTATTTAATCTTCCACCCAATCATTCGGATTGGCTGCACTGGCAACTGTATTACTTAAATAACCCACAAGCCTATCCAGGTAGTGGTGATTGCCCTTGCCCATCGTGGAATCATTACTCTGACTCTACTTTTGGCAAGGGATTAATTCGGGAAAGTAACTGTTTCCAAGGCATTTTTTACCGCTTGGGTCAGCAGGAATACAGATTCACTGTCACAGCGCCAGCTGCATATCAAGGGCAAAATTGGCAGCTTGTGACTTTGCGATCGCATATTGACAAGCAATTACGCGCTTATCCTCACGAAAAATTAGTTACATTGTGGGGTCATCAAAACCACTCTGGTAATTGGTTATTAGTCGAACATTTGAACGGAGGATAA